From the Coffea eugenioides isolate CCC68of chromosome 1, Ceug_1.0, whole genome shotgun sequence genome, the window AGATTTGACTCTTAcgttgaaaggaaaaaagaagcaTCTCTTGAGGTGTGTTACGGGGAAGCTAGTGCCAGGCCATGTCTCGGCAGTCATGGGTCCATCTGGGGCTGGTAAAACAACATTTCTTTCTGCATTGACAGGAAAAGCTACCGGTTGCACCAAGAGTGGGTTGATTCTCATAAATGGTAAGGTTGAATCGATGCATTCATACAAGAGAATTATTGGATATGTGCCTCAAGATGATATAGTTCATGGAAACTTGACGGTGGAGGAGAATCTCTGGTTTAGTGCTAGGTGCAGGTATGCCACCACTAGTCTACATGGCAGTTCAACTCATCTTTTAGGATTTATTGGTAACTGGTGCTTCTGTACTCCAATTTCTTGAGAATTTAAGTTATCTAACTAATTCCAATTGGTATGAAGGTTTTTATTCTTGTCCCCATATTGTCATTTTAAGCATATCTTTAAATATTCTGCCTCCATTGAATATTTTCCTATAAGCTTCTCAGATTATCTTCCCTATAAGTTAATCTGTAGTTAAAACTATATACATTCTTGTGAATAGTGGGATTTGTAAACTTCAAGAATTAGCATATTCATCTATATATCCAGGAAATTCAAAGCTAGGCttgttatcattttttttttgacatcattttacatTACAGCCTCCTTTTGCTCTATGCATGATGAGGTTTGGATGAATTTCCAATTCATGAAATCATTCCTCCCTATGTGAATTTTGATGCATTTGATGAAGTTAGGAGTCTTGTGAGCATGGATTAATAGCTATAACCCCTTGGTCGGTGCCTAGTTCAACATGTCGGCCATGGAATAAGCAAGGAAGAAAACCAATATAAAGAGAATTGTTAATATAAATTTTGCCTTAACTTCATATGGCATTTAATAATATCATTCTCTCTTATTCAATCTCATAACTTTACTTATCCGGCGAGCTTGCATTCTGATTTTGTGCTCTTTTCTTGAGTTCTTGTTTGTAGATTACCGGCTGATCTTCCAAAACCAGAGAAGGTGTTAGTAGTTGAAAGAGTCATCGAGTCCCTAGGATTGCAGCTGGTTAGGGACTCTTTAGTAGGAACAGTGGAAAAGCGAGGAATTTCTGGGGGACAGAGGAAGCGAGTTAATGTCGGGTTAGAAATGGTTATGGAGCCTTCTTTACTGATCTTAGATGAACCCACATCCGGCTTGGATAGTTCTTCTTCTCAATTACTGCTTAGAGCACTCCGTCGCGAAGCTCTTGAAGGCGTAAACATATGTATGGTGGTACACCAACCAAGGTAATCTTTATAGCAGATAATTCACTAATTATTGTGGAAGTTAAAAATTTGTCTTCCTCTTAGTTTTGACTTGGAGTCTTATTCTTGAGGAGGCTTGCACGTTTTAATTTTAGATATTTCTTTCTCAATTTTTGATGATTCCTGATTCTTATCCTGTTAGTTTTGATGAACTATGCTGTATGAACTGCCATATAGTTTTTATTCTTTGTTAATTCCAAAAGGCATAAATAAATTTCAAAGATGTAATGGTTAATTGGTAGCCTTCTCATCTAAGTTTCTGTTACTTTCCTGGTTCAGCTACACCTTGTTCAGGATGTTTGATGATTTGATACTTCTAGCTAAGGGTGGTCTAATTGTATACCATGGATCAGTGAAGAAAGTTGAAGAGTACTTCTCCGGAATTGGGATCCAAGTCCCTGAGCGTGTTAATCCTCCAGACTACTACATTGATATTTTGGAGGGAATTGTAAAACCGAGTGCAAGCTCTGGAGTTAACGTCAAAGATCTTCCCCTGAGATGGATGCTTCATAATGGCTATCCAGTACCACCAGAAATGCTGGATTCTGCTGGAATGGCGGCAACTGGAGATTCAGCACATGGCGGGAATCCTGCAGCGGCTGGGGCTGATGGACAGTCTTTCGCTGGAGACCTGTGGGAAGACGTCAAATTCAATGTTGAGCTGAAGAAGGACCACTTACAACATAATTTCTTGAAGTCGAAGGACTTATCTGACCGAAGAACCCCAGGCGTATTTACGCAGTACAAATATTTCCTAGGAAGGTATCAGTCAATTACTGATTTGGTATCACGCAGCCTAGATATTTCTGTTCTTTTATGCATGTATCAATTCTGAGTTCAGAGCCAACCATATTTGTTTTGTACATGAATTAACTTCTTTAGGGTGGTAATATGGCAAGAACCAGAGCGCTTCTTTagacatttcatttttagaaaatattcatTTGGATGACATTTGATGGGTGAGAGGGAAGGAAGAATGCGTAGGCATTCATGATAATCTCAGAAGCTGTAGGATGTTTGGTTCAAATTCTACGTTTTGGTAGCTTATAGTGATTAAAGGTGAATGATCTTCACTCCCATTAGCTTAGCATCTGCTTACACGTACTATTTCAATTTTGCTCAGACTTGGTAAACAGCGACTACGAGAAGCCAGGACACAAGTGTTAGATTTTCTGATTCTACTGCTCGCTGGAATATGCCTAGGGACACTGGCTAAAGTGAGTGATGCTACCTTTGGGGCCATGGGATATCTCTACACTGTCATTGCAGTTTGTAAGTTTAATTATCCTACCTTATTGATCACTTTTTGATATGTCTCATCCATTTCAACTCTTTCAAAAAATCATGCGTGCCACAGAATCAATTCTAATATCTCATGATGTTGCTAGCATCTATGATACTACTATATCGCACTGCATGTTAAAGATCTTTGTCATTTCGTGAAAGTTTGCAGACACACAAGAGATGTGTTGCAAGCGTATGCCCGATGCTATTAGATATTCTTCAAAACTTATTATTTTGTAAATTCTCTTCTGATGATATTGTtcattctttctcatttaccaAGTTTTTATTCCTTGCTCTCAGCTCTACTCAGCAAGATTACAGCTTTGAGATCATTTTCTCTGGATAAGTTGCATTACTGGAGGGAGAGTGCTTCTGGCATGAGCAGCTTGGCTTACTTTCTTGCCAAGGACACGGTTGACCATTTTAACACAATTGTAAAGCCAGCAGTTTATATGTCAATGTTTTATTTCTTCAACAATCCAAGATCAAGCATTATGGACAATTATGTTGTGTTGGTGTGTCTGGTGTACTGTGTTACTGGTATAGCTTATACACTTGCCATCTACTTTGAACCTGGTCCTGCCCAATTGGTATGCATTTGACGTTCCTACtgcatgatatatatatatatatatatatatatatatatatatatagtactaGTATATTTATATACCATTTGCATGGCTCATAAATTAGTTCTGCTCCCTGCAGTGGTCAGTGCTGCTTCCGGTTGTCCTATCTCTGATTGCAAACCAGGAGGGTGACCCATTTTTTAATAAACTAGGGAACTTCTGCTACACAAAATGGGCTTTGGAAGCATTTCTCATAGCAAATGCAAAAAGGTTTGATCCAAATGTCATGTCTTTGCAATTCACATTACAGTCTCTATTTAGTTTTCTCACATGTCACAAATCGCCAAACAATTAATCAGCCTATGTTGCCCCGTAGAGACCGACATCATTGACTTAGTGGACTATTGTTTGAATTCAATTCTTGTTAGTAGAAATTTAGTTCCATTCATCAATTTTCACGAAAAATAATGCCAAGAACATCCCAAAATGTCGTGACGACAGATGGAGTTCTGCACAGTCCCTCTTGTTTACTTTCTTGATTAGACATGGTACATGCTGTTTCTCATGCTGCTGTGGAAATTGGAATCTTACAGGATTTGAATTTCAATTAGCATTCAGTAGCTGTACAAATTTCTAATCCTGTCAAAGTATTATGACACATTGGTCTTGTAAAAGatcatcaggcctgatcaaagaGGACAAACTTAGAATGGACATTACCTAGGGCCATTGTATGCATGTTAATATGGCATGCCTGCGTGGTTGTAAAGAAAGGGACTGAAAATACTAACAATTAACTCGCAAGGCTACTTCACCTTACTATGCTTCTTTCCACGTGAATGCTGTTGCAATTGCTAGCCAAGAAAGATGGAACTCTGCAGGGGATTTCAGAAGACAGTACAAATTATTAACTCGTATGTGTCAAATCAGTCCTGGTTACTAGCATGCATGCAGTAGATAACTAATgaggaaaacaaaagacagtTAAAAAGTTATCCTTCGCACCTTATAGTGAATATACCTCAACAAAATGTTGAGATAGTTGATCAATGTCTAACCTACTGGCTGAATACTCTGCTCATTTATCTAAtcttatttctttgattgtcaggTACTCAGGAGTGTGGCTGATTACGAGATGTGGTGCGTTACAACAGAGAGGGTATCATCTTGGAGACTGGTATCCCTGTTTAGCATACCTGGTGGTCACTGGTATACTCAGTCGTGGTTTAGCATTCTTCTGTTTAGTCACCTTCCAGAAAAAATAAATCAATCTAGAGATGCCCTTCCCGTGCTATGTTCGTGAAAGACCTGCAATGACTTCATTCATTTCACGTTCTGGAAAAATGGCACAAGGCGTTGCAGGTCCTCTAGAATCTTCAAAAGTCATGGAAAAGAATCAAGCATGCGACCTTCTCCGTTCTCCTATCTATAACTATGCTTGCATGGTCCGTTCTCCTATCTATAACTGTGCTTGCATGAACCTGTCCAGCAAATGTAATGAAGCGGTAAAACCAAATGGTTTGCTTATTCACTGCAAAAGTCGAGTCTGGGTTGGAATGCTAATGCAAGTTCAAGAAAGGAACGGTGTAATTCTTGCATGTTATATTTGAGCCCTGATAATATGCAGTGTGTGGAAATATATTTTGTCAAACCTCTCTACTACTGTTTAAAAAGGCGGTAAGAGTATTACAATGGGCTGCAAATACAGGGAGAACAATGTACCAACACATAGCTTAGCACCATGATCTTGCTGCTTGACATGATAAATGTACATATGTATCCTTGTAGCTTTCCTTTATTGGGGTAAATGGCATGAGGCTTGTTTATAGGGAAATTACA encodes:
- the LOC113773218 gene encoding ABC transporter G family member 28-like encodes the protein MVKKMIAGSNNNGLNFRMALTFFAGVITLTNNVVFTYAANDSSSDASMDLLTDAISARFSNFTDSFKGDITKEMGFCIDNVDAEWNAAFNFSKKSKFLAECIRSSGGDAARRLCTAAEVKFYSSSLIDQAKETGGVPTTSNFLKPNKNCNLTSWISGCEPGWACSIEKDKKVDLKNSKDIPTRLSDCKPCCEGFFCPHGLTCMIPCPLGAYCPLATLNKTTGYCDPYRYQLPTGGSNHTCGGADVWADFMSATELFCSAGFYCPSTTEKIPCSRGYYCRAGSTKPSKCYALATCDPKTEKQNITAYGILFFGGIMLVLIIIYNCSDQVLSTREKRQAKSREAAARSARETAQARERWKSAKDVARKHATGLGEQLSRTFSRKKSARQEPPRKGAGLPPMPAEASEPKGKKKGGGNLTKMMQELEENPDSHDGFNVEIGDKNIKKQRAKQLQTRSQIFKYAYGQIEKEKAQQEQNKNLTFSGVISMASDIEITTRLPIEVAFKDLTLTLKGKKKHLLRCVTGKLVPGHVSAVMGPSGAGKTTFLSALTGKATGCTKSGLILINGKVESMHSYKRIIGYVPQDDIVHGNLTVEENLWFSARCRLPADLPKPEKVLVVERVIESLGLQLVRDSLVGTVEKRGISGGQRKRVNVGLEMVMEPSLLILDEPTSGLDSSSSQLLLRALRREALEGVNICMVVHQPSYTLFRMFDDLILLAKGGLIVYHGSVKKVEEYFSGIGIQVPERVNPPDYYIDILEGIVKPSASSGVNVKDLPLRWMLHNGYPVPPEMLDSAGMAATGDSAHGGNPAAAGADGQSFAGDLWEDVKFNVELKKDHLQHNFLKSKDLSDRRTPGVFTQYKYFLGRLGKQRLREARTQVLDFLILLLAGICLGTLAKVSDATFGAMGYLYTVIAVSLLSKITALRSFSLDKLHYWRESASGMSSLAYFLAKDTVDHFNTIVKPAVYMSMFYFFNNPRSSIMDNYVVLVCLVYCVTGIAYTLAIYFEPGPAQLWSVLLPVVLSLIANQEGDPFFNKLGNFCYTKWALEAFLIANAKRYSGVWLITRCGALQQRGYHLGDWYPCLAYLVVTGILSRGLAFFCLVTFQKK